From Mycolicibacterium nivoides, a single genomic window includes:
- a CDS encoding class II fumarate hydratase — translation MSTDSVVDDAADGSFRIEHDTMGEVRVPVNALWRAQTQRAVENFPISFRGLERTQIRALGLLKAACAQVNKDLGLLAAEKADAIIAAAGEIADGLHDDQFPIDVFQTGSGTSSNMNANEVIASIAARNGVTVHPNDDVNMSQSSNDTFPTATHIAATEAAVRHLIPALEVLHESLAAKAKQWKTVVKSGRTHLMDAVPVTLGQEFGGYARQVEAGIERVKATLPRLGELAIGGTAVGTGLNAPDGFGPKVVEVLVNQTGLAELRTAADSFEAQAARDGLVEASGALKTIAASLTKIANDVRWMGSGPLTGLGEIQLPDLQPGSSIMPGKVNPVLPEAVTQVAAQVIGNDAAVTVGGLSGAFELNVYIPMMARNVLESFTLLANVSKLFATKCIDGLVANEDHLRTLAESSPSIVTPLNSAIGYEEAAKVAKQALKEKKTIRQTVIDRGLIGDKLSEAELDKRLDVLAMAKVKDGE, via the coding sequence ATGAGCACCGACAGTGTTGTCGACGACGCAGCAGACGGTTCATTCCGTATCGAGCACGACACCATGGGCGAGGTCCGCGTGCCGGTCAACGCCCTGTGGCGGGCGCAGACCCAACGGGCCGTGGAGAACTTCCCGATCTCCTTCCGCGGGCTGGAGCGCACCCAGATCCGCGCGCTGGGCCTGCTGAAGGCAGCCTGCGCGCAGGTCAACAAGGACCTGGGTCTGCTGGCCGCCGAGAAGGCCGACGCCATCATCGCCGCGGCCGGTGAGATCGCCGACGGCCTGCACGACGACCAGTTCCCGATCGACGTTTTCCAGACCGGCTCGGGCACCAGCTCGAACATGAACGCCAACGAGGTCATCGCCTCGATCGCCGCCCGCAACGGCGTGACCGTTCACCCCAACGACGACGTGAACATGTCGCAGAGCTCCAACGACACGTTCCCGACGGCCACCCACATCGCCGCCACCGAAGCCGCTGTGCGCCACCTGATTCCGGCGCTCGAGGTGCTCCACGAGTCGCTGGCCGCCAAGGCCAAGCAGTGGAAGACCGTGGTGAAGTCCGGCCGCACCCACCTGATGGACGCGGTGCCGGTGACGCTCGGCCAGGAGTTCGGCGGCTATGCCCGTCAGGTCGAGGCCGGGATCGAGCGGGTCAAGGCCACGCTCCCCCGCCTGGGTGAGCTCGCCATCGGCGGGACCGCGGTGGGCACCGGGCTCAACGCCCCCGACGGCTTCGGCCCCAAGGTGGTCGAGGTGCTGGTCAACCAGACCGGGCTGGCCGAACTGCGCACCGCCGCAGACTCGTTCGAGGCCCAGGCCGCCCGCGACGGGCTGGTCGAGGCGTCCGGCGCGCTGAAGACCATCGCGGCCTCGCTGACCAAGATCGCCAACGACGTGCGCTGGATGGGCTCGGGCCCGCTGACCGGCCTGGGCGAGATCCAGCTGCCGGACCTGCAGCCGGGTAGCTCGATCATGCCGGGCAAGGTCAATCCCGTTCTGCCCGAGGCGGTTACCCAGGTGGCCGCCCAGGTCATCGGCAACGACGCCGCCGTCACTGTCGGCGGCCTGTCGGGCGCCTTCGAGCTGAACGTGTACATCCCGATGATGGCGCGCAACGTGCTGGAGTCGTTCACCCTGCTGGCGAATGTGTCGAAGTTGTTCGCCACCAAGTGCATCGACGGCCTGGTCGCCAATGAGGACCACCTGCGCACCCTGGCCGAGTCGTCCCCCTCGATCGTGACGCCGCTGAACTCGGCGATCGGCTACGAGGAGGCCGCCAAGGTCGCCAAGCAGGCCCTCAAGGAGAAGAAGACCATCCGCCAGACCGTGATCGACCGCGGCCTGATCGGCGACAAGCTGTCGGAGGCCGAGCTGGACAAGCGCCTCGACGTGCTCGCCATGGCGAAGGTCAAGGACGGCGAGTAA
- a CDS encoding GAF domain-containing protein: MVDVTGHGAHPDDEQRTPPLRNTLSQLRLRELLTEVQDRVEEIITGRDRIDGLVEAMLAVTSGLDLELTLSTIVRTAIELVDARYGALGVRGDDHELTEFVYQGIDDETRAVIGHLPEGRGVLGVLIDDPKPIRLDDIHQHPASVGFPPNHPPMRTFLGVPVRIRDEVFGNLYLTDKTNGQPFSEDDEVLVEALAAAAGVAVENARLYQLSRDRQAWITATRDIGTELLSGTEPATVFRMVADEALKLTGADRIVVAVPGSEVPAAEADALVVAATAGSPTTIDSIPLGRHAAEDAVGEAFRDGTPHRLDRLELDGAGGPALVLPLRTFDTVAGVLVAVRADGARTFTAEQLDMAAAFADQAAVAWQLASSQRSVRELEILADRDRIARDLHDHVIQRLFAVGLSLQGTIPRAQSSEVQQRLTDTVDDLQAVIQEIRTAIFDLHGAQAGTTRLRQRLDEVIAQFADAPIHTSTRFVGPLSVVDATLADHAEAVLREAISNAVRHSGATELAVLVEVADDLSVEVSDNGCGIAAEVTESGLGNLRARALSAGGQFTITDRPGGGTVLCWAAPLPE; the protein is encoded by the coding sequence ATGGTGGACGTGACTGGTCACGGAGCCCACCCCGACGATGAACAGCGAACTCCTCCGTTGCGGAACACTCTCTCGCAGCTGCGGTTGCGCGAATTGCTCACCGAGGTCCAGGACCGCGTCGAGGAGATCATCACCGGCCGCGACCGGATCGACGGACTGGTCGAGGCCATGCTCGCGGTGACCTCGGGCCTGGACCTCGAGCTCACGCTGAGCACCATCGTGCGGACCGCGATCGAGCTGGTCGACGCCCGCTACGGCGCGCTGGGTGTGCGAGGCGACGACCACGAGCTGACCGAGTTCGTCTATCAGGGCATCGACGACGAAACCCGGGCCGTAATCGGACATCTGCCCGAGGGACGTGGCGTGCTCGGCGTTCTGATCGACGATCCGAAACCAATCCGCCTCGATGACATCCACCAGCATCCCGCTTCCGTCGGATTCCCGCCCAATCACCCGCCGATGCGGACCTTTCTCGGTGTCCCGGTGCGGATCCGCGACGAGGTGTTCGGCAACCTCTACCTCACCGACAAGACCAATGGGCAGCCGTTCAGCGAGGACGACGAGGTGCTCGTCGAGGCCCTGGCCGCGGCAGCCGGCGTGGCCGTGGAGAACGCCCGGCTCTACCAGCTGTCGCGTGACCGGCAGGCCTGGATCACGGCCACCCGCGACATCGGCACCGAACTGCTGAGCGGCACCGAGCCGGCGACGGTGTTCCGGATGGTCGCCGATGAGGCGCTCAAACTCACGGGTGCGGACCGCATCGTGGTCGCCGTACCCGGCAGCGAGGTTCCGGCCGCCGAGGCGGACGCCCTCGTGGTGGCCGCCACGGCGGGCAGCCCGACCACGATCGATTCGATTCCGCTGGGCCGGCACGCCGCCGAGGACGCGGTCGGCGAGGCTTTCCGTGACGGCACCCCTCACCGGTTGGATCGCCTTGAGCTCGACGGTGCGGGTGGCCCGGCGCTGGTGCTGCCGCTGCGTACCTTCGACACTGTCGCCGGGGTACTGGTGGCTGTGCGCGCCGACGGCGCCCGGACTTTCACCGCTGAGCAACTCGACATGGCCGCGGCGTTCGCCGACCAGGCCGCGGTGGCCTGGCAGCTGGCCAGCTCGCAGCGCAGTGTGCGTGAGCTGGAGATCCTCGCCGACCGCGACCGGATCGCCCGGGACCTGCATGATCACGTGATCCAGCGCCTGTTCGCGGTGGGCCTGTCGCTGCAGGGCACGATCCCGCGGGCACAGTCTTCGGAGGTCCAGCAACGGCTCACCGACACCGTCGACGACCTGCAGGCGGTCATCCAGGAGATCCGGACCGCGATCTTCGATCTACACGGCGCCCAGGCCGGTACGACGCGGCTGCGGCAGCGTCTCGATGAGGTGATCGCCCAGTTCGCCGACGCTCCGATCCACACCAGCACGCGGTTCGTCGGACCGCTGTCGGTGGTCGATGCGACCCTGGCCGATCATGCCGAGGCGGTGCTGCGCGAGGCGATCAGCAACGCGGTACGTCATTCGGGGGCAACCGAACTCGCCGTTCTGGTGGAGGTGGCCGACGACCTGTCCGTCGAGGTGTCCGACAACGGCTGCGGGATCGCCGCCGAGGTCACCGAGAGCGGCCTGGGCAATCTGCGCGCCCGTGCCCTCAGCGCCGGTGGCCAGTTCACCATCACCGACCGGCCCGGCGGCGGAACCGTGTTGTGTTGGGCCGCACCGCTTCCCGAGTGA
- a CDS encoding pyridoxamine 5'-phosphate oxidase family protein, with the protein MSTRSDPVEILSERESWELLGSVSLGRLVTAVDDEAHVFPVNFVVQNRTILFRTAAGTKLISAAINNQVVFEADDHTAAEGWSVIVRGVARTLRTDEELDDAEQAQLLPWTATAKTHYVRVSPVRVTGRRFRFGPEPEAE; encoded by the coding sequence ATGTCAACGCGCAGTGATCCGGTCGAGATTCTGTCCGAGCGAGAGAGCTGGGAGCTGCTGGGCAGTGTGTCGCTCGGCCGCCTCGTCACCGCTGTCGACGACGAGGCGCACGTCTTCCCGGTGAACTTCGTAGTGCAGAACCGGACCATCCTGTTCCGCACCGCGGCGGGCACGAAACTGATCAGTGCGGCGATCAACAACCAGGTGGTGTTCGAAGCCGACGATCACACCGCGGCCGAAGGCTGGAGCGTGATCGTGCGAGGTGTCGCACGCACCCTGCGCACGGACGAGGAACTGGACGACGCCGAGCAGGCGCAGTTACTACCGTGGACGGCGACGGCGAAGACGCACTATGTCCGGGTGTCACCGGTCCGGGTCACCGGTCGCCGCTTCCGCTTCGGGCCTGAACCCGAAGCGGAGTGA
- the dosR gene encoding hypoxia response regulator transcription factor DosR/DevR, translated as MIRVFLVDDHEVVRRGLIDLLSADPELDVIGEADSVAQALARVPALAPDVAVLDVRLPDGNGIELCRELLSRMPDLRCLMLTSFTSDEAMLDAILAGASGYVVKDIKGMELAKAIKDVGAGKSLLDNRAATALMAKLRGDAERADPLAGLTQQERVLLDLLGEGLTNRQIAARMFLAEKTVKNYVSRLLAKLGMERRTQAAVFASTLDRRNHE; from the coding sequence ATGATCAGGGTTTTTCTGGTCGATGACCATGAGGTGGTTCGCCGCGGGCTGATCGACCTGCTCAGCGCCGACCCGGAGCTGGACGTGATCGGCGAGGCCGATTCGGTGGCGCAGGCGCTGGCCCGGGTGCCAGCGCTGGCGCCGGACGTCGCGGTGCTCGATGTCCGATTGCCCGACGGCAACGGCATCGAGCTGTGCCGGGAACTGTTGTCGCGCATGCCCGATCTGCGCTGCCTGATGCTGACCTCGTTCACCTCCGACGAGGCCATGCTGGACGCCATCCTGGCCGGCGCCAGCGGCTATGTGGTCAAGGACATCAAGGGCATGGAACTGGCCAAGGCGATCAAGGACGTAGGGGCCGGGAAGTCGTTGTTGGACAATCGCGCGGCCACCGCGCTGATGGCCAAGCTGCGTGGGGACGCAGAGCGTGCCGACCCGCTGGCCGGGCTGACGCAGCAGGAACGGGTGCTGCTGGATCTGCTGGGGGAGGGGCTGACCAACCGGCAGATCGCGGCCCGGATGTTCCTCGCCGAGAAGACCGTCAAGAACTATGTGTCGCGGTTGCTGGCCAAGCTGGGGATGGAACGCCGTACGCAGGCCGCGGTCTTCGCTTCCACGCTGGATCGTCGTAATCACGAGTGA
- a CDS encoding universal stress protein, producing the protein MTDTLIDPASATAPTAGAAVVVEADGRTASNDALHTAIDEAVRRGAPLRVLTTWGARHREMYDETAVAERDRLSAAQLERRLNRALKRSPDLDAQSIDGYDSVAEYLTAHPESAQVLVLGADQQDAAGLQTAVARSGCAVLTCDRRPRL; encoded by the coding sequence ATGACCGACACCCTGATCGATCCCGCCTCCGCCACTGCTCCCACCGCTGGTGCGGCCGTCGTGGTCGAAGCCGACGGCCGCACCGCCAGCAACGACGCCCTGCACACCGCGATCGACGAAGCCGTGCGGCGCGGCGCGCCCCTGCGGGTGCTGACCACCTGGGGAGCCCGGCACCGCGAGATGTACGACGAGACCGCCGTCGCCGAGCGCGACCGGCTGTCGGCCGCACAACTCGAGCGCCGCCTGAACCGTGCGCTGAAGCGCTCGCCAGACCTCGATGCGCAGAGCATCGACGGCTACGACAGCGTCGCGGAATACCTGACGGCACATCCGGAGTCGGCTCAGGTGCTCGTGCTCGGTGCGGACCAGCAGGATGCGGCCGGGCTGCAGACCGCGGTGGCGCGCTCGGGTTGCGCGGTGCTCACTTGCGATCGGCGCCCCCGGTTGTGA
- a CDS encoding Acg family FMN-binding oxidoreductase, producing the protein MPDTMFDTATLTRAVQLASRAPSLHNTQPWRLVAEQDCLHLFLDPYRVVRATDRSSREAVISCGVLLDHLRVAMAAAGWDTAVDRFPNPNDPDHLATLQFSPMSFVTDAHRRRADAILARRTDRLPMTGYADWDAFEVLLRARLAEGPVHLDVLAEEMRETVAEAAELTESLRLYDSAYHAELAWWTTPFATEDGIPQSSLVSAAESERVAVARTFPVTAHTDRRPTVRDDSATLVVLSTDGYSRADALDAGEALSALLLECTLSGLATCPVSHVTELHASRDIIATLTGRDACPQLLVRIGIAPTITDAPPPTPRRAVEAFLTFES; encoded by the coding sequence ATGCCCGACACGATGTTCGATACAGCGACCCTCACCCGTGCGGTGCAGCTGGCATCGCGTGCGCCCTCCCTGCACAACACCCAACCGTGGCGCCTGGTGGCCGAACAGGACTGCCTACACCTGTTCCTCGACCCGTACCGGGTGGTCAGAGCGACCGACCGGTCCTCGCGTGAAGCGGTCATCAGCTGCGGCGTGCTCCTGGACCACCTGCGCGTCGCCATGGCCGCGGCCGGGTGGGACACCGCCGTCGACCGCTTCCCCAATCCGAACGACCCCGACCACCTGGCGACACTGCAGTTCTCGCCGATGTCCTTCGTCACCGACGCCCACCGCCGGAGGGCAGACGCCATCCTGGCCCGGCGCACCGACCGGCTGCCCATGACCGGGTATGCGGACTGGGATGCCTTCGAGGTACTGCTGCGGGCGCGCTTGGCCGAAGGCCCGGTGCACCTGGACGTGCTGGCCGAGGAGATGCGCGAAACCGTCGCCGAGGCCGCCGAGCTGACCGAGTCGCTGCGTCTCTACGATTCCGCCTACCACGCCGAACTTGCCTGGTGGACAACACCGTTCGCGACCGAAGACGGTATCCCGCAGAGCTCGCTGGTGTCGGCCGCCGAAAGTGAGCGCGTCGCGGTGGCACGCACCTTCCCGGTCACCGCACACACCGATCGGCGTCCCACGGTCCGTGACGATTCGGCCACTCTCGTGGTGCTGTCCACCGACGGCTACAGCCGGGCCGACGCCCTCGATGCCGGCGAGGCGCTCTCGGCGCTGCTGCTGGAATGCACGCTGTCGGGCCTGGCCACCTGCCCGGTGAGCCACGTGACCGAACTGCACGCCAGCCGCGACATCATCGCGACCCTGACCGGCCGCGACGCCTGCCCGCAGCTACTGGTGCGGATCGGCATCGCCCCGACGATCACCGACGCGCCGCCGCCAACCCCGCGCCGCGCCGTCGAGGCCTTCCTGACCTTCGAATCCTGA
- a CDS encoding polysaccharide deacetylase family protein — protein sequence MARLPNSQAWRWTAVGVTAAIVVVVVGVLTGHIHRDGPDDVDCSKEKCVALTFDDGPGPYTDRLLQILKDNDAKATFFEIGNKVAANPEGAKRVVEAGMELGSHTWEHPNMTTIPPEEIPAQFSKASDAIEAATGQRPKLVRTAGGLINDQVLAEARKQGLADINWDVIPFDWANDANTAATRYMLMTQIKPNSVVLFHDTYSSTVDLVYQFIPVLKANGYHLVTVSHMLGEREPGTSYGSRDNGPPVPPAEALKDLPPEEIPSLPATPSPAPMPNFPITDIPGANSGGPNNGA from the coding sequence GTGGCGAGGCTCCCCAACAGTCAGGCGTGGCGGTGGACTGCAGTCGGCGTGACGGCCGCCATCGTGGTCGTGGTGGTGGGGGTTCTCACCGGCCACATCCACCGGGACGGCCCCGATGACGTGGATTGTTCCAAGGAGAAGTGCGTCGCGCTGACCTTCGACGACGGACCCGGGCCGTACACCGACCGGCTCCTGCAGATCCTCAAGGACAACGACGCCAAGGCCACGTTCTTCGAGATCGGCAACAAGGTCGCCGCCAATCCCGAGGGCGCCAAGCGGGTGGTCGAGGCCGGGATGGAGCTGGGCAGCCACACCTGGGAACACCCCAACATGACGACAATCCCGCCCGAGGAGATCCCGGCCCAGTTCAGCAAGGCCAGCGACGCGATCGAGGCCGCGACGGGCCAGCGGCCGAAGCTGGTGCGCACGGCGGGCGGGCTGATCAACGACCAGGTTCTGGCCGAGGCCCGTAAGCAGGGGTTGGCAGACATCAACTGGGACGTCATCCCGTTCGACTGGGCCAACGACGCCAACACCGCCGCCACCCGGTACATGCTGATGACGCAGATCAAGCCGAACTCGGTGGTGCTGTTCCACGACACCTATTCGTCCACCGTGGATCTGGTGTACCAGTTCATCCCGGTGCTCAAGGCCAACGGCTACCACCTGGTGACCGTCAGCCACATGCTCGGTGAGCGTGAGCCCGGCACCAGCTACGGCAGCCGGGACAACGGGCCGCCTGTGCCGCCGGCCGAGGCGCTCAAGGACCTCCCGCCGGAGGAAATCCCGTCGCTGCCCGCGACACCGTCGCCCGCTCCGATGCCGAACTTCCCGATCACCGACATCCCCGGTGCGAATTCGGGCGGTCCCAACAACGGGGCATGA